The Haloarcula rubripromontorii genome has a window encoding:
- the cysS gene encoding cysteine--tRNA ligase produces the protein MTLRVTNTLTGEKEPFEPRDPDSVLLYYCGLTTSDPPHLGHARGWVHVDVMARWLDHLGYDVHHVENFTDVNEKIVARVGEDGDSEESVARHYVQQVIEDMRSLNLGRAEVYPRVSEHVPEIVDLVERLVESGHAYEANGSVYFDVTSFEDYGKLSNQSVEDIESQGADTEGEKRHPADFALWKAGGVDPEDIADHQHPEAAPAEDACQTAQTWDSPWGEGRPGWHIECSAMSMAHLDESIDIHVGGQDLVFPHHENEVAQSEAATGQQFAKYWLHVRLLETEEEKMSSSLGNYFTVADAVEEFGPDVLRTFLLSTAYTSRATYSDETVSEAEERWDRLSRGYERAVEACDDVDAYAKVTDEELRSAVEDARDDFGAAMNDDFNTREAMTALLDLTAAVNTHVDSHDEYDSQGLRRAVETFEELGGDILGLSFGDDDSGDVSLAGDVVDLVLRVREQEREAGNYERADELRDELEALGVEVQDTDDGPTYRI, from the coding sequence ATGACGCTTCGCGTGACGAACACGTTGACCGGTGAGAAAGAGCCCTTCGAGCCGCGCGACCCCGATTCCGTGTTGCTGTACTACTGCGGGCTGACGACCTCCGACCCGCCCCATCTCGGCCACGCGCGCGGCTGGGTCCACGTCGACGTGATGGCCCGCTGGCTCGACCACCTGGGCTATGATGTCCACCACGTGGAGAACTTCACCGATGTCAACGAGAAAATTGTCGCCCGCGTCGGCGAAGACGGCGACAGCGAGGAGAGCGTGGCCCGCCACTACGTCCAGCAGGTCATCGAGGATATGCGGTCGCTCAACCTCGGCCGCGCGGAGGTGTACCCACGGGTCTCCGAGCACGTCCCCGAAATCGTCGATCTCGTCGAGCGCCTCGTCGAGAGCGGCCACGCTTACGAGGCCAACGGCTCGGTCTACTTCGACGTGACGAGCTTCGAGGACTACGGCAAGCTCTCGAACCAGTCCGTCGAGGACATCGAGTCCCAGGGCGCGGACACCGAAGGCGAGAAGCGCCACCCCGCCGACTTCGCGCTCTGGAAGGCCGGCGGCGTCGACCCCGAGGACATCGCCGACCACCAACATCCCGAGGCCGCCCCGGCCGAGGATGCCTGCCAGACCGCTCAGACCTGGGACTCCCCGTGGGGTGAAGGCCGACCCGGCTGGCACATCGAGTGCTCGGCGATGTCGATGGCCCACTTGGACGAGTCCATCGACATCCACGTCGGCGGGCAGGACCTCGTGTTCCCCCACCACGAGAACGAGGTGGCCCAGAGCGAGGCGGCGACCGGCCAGCAGTTCGCGAAGTACTGGCTCCACGTCCGCCTGCTGGAGACCGAGGAGGAGAAGATGTCCTCCTCGCTTGGCAACTACTTCACGGTCGCTGACGCCGTTGAGGAGTTCGGTCCCGACGTGCTCCGGACCTTCCTGCTGTCGACGGCCTACACCTCGCGGGCGACCTACAGCGACGAAACCGTCTCGGAGGCCGAGGAGCGCTGGGACCGCCTCTCGCGGGGCTACGAGCGCGCGGTGGAAGCCTGCGACGACGTGGACGCCTACGCGAAGGTGACCGACGAGGAACTCCGAAGTGCCGTCGAGGACGCCCGGGACGACTTCGGGGCCGCGATGAACGACGACTTCAACACGCGAGAGGCGATGACCGCACTGCTAGACCTGACTGCCGCGGTCAACACGCACGTCGATAGCCACGACGAGTACGATTCCCAGGGGCTCCGGCGCGCCGTCGAGACGTTCGAGGAACTGGGCGGCGATATTCTGGGGCTTTCCTTCGGCGACGACGACAGCGGCGACGTGTCGCTGGCCGGCGACGTGGTCGACCTGGTCCTGCGCGTCCGCGAGCAGGAGCGCGAGGCCGGTAACTACGAGCGAGCCGACGAACTCCGGGACGAACTCGAAGCCCTCGGCGTCGAGGTCCAGGACACCGACGACGGACCGACCTATCGAATCTAA
- the corA gene encoding magnesium/cobalt transporter CorA, translating into MISALVYADDVAESYDDLEAARTAAGTTWVHAAEATDEEIRAVQSAFDLHPLAIDDLRGDVRAKTEEYRDYTFVLLKTMRLTPGETTFEKEVATSPVGVFVGRDWVVSLGLDEARPVQRVMDAARRGDERLLQHGPDFTAYRVVDVIVDAYFDLLDGIETDIEEIEEEVTVSTDSETIEKINDVRRDLLSFRKQAWPAREAVGSLARGDPKQVQPQTEKYFRDVYDHLVQIVDLTETYRDLVSGARDIYLNTVSQSTNEVMKVLTVVATIFIPLTFVVGVYGMNFADSPYNMPELGWTFGYPAVMIGMGLIVAILLAHFRQRGYL; encoded by the coding sequence GTGATATCTGCGCTCGTGTACGCCGACGATGTGGCTGAGTCCTACGATGATCTTGAAGCGGCTCGCACAGCAGCGGGCACGACGTGGGTTCACGCCGCCGAGGCGACCGACGAGGAGATACGCGCCGTCCAGTCGGCCTTCGACCTCCATCCGCTCGCCATCGACGACCTCCGTGGTGATGTCCGGGCCAAGACCGAGGAGTACCGCGACTACACCTTCGTCCTGCTGAAGACGATGCGGCTCACTCCTGGCGAGACCACCTTCGAGAAGGAGGTGGCAACCAGTCCGGTCGGCGTGTTCGTCGGCCGCGACTGGGTCGTCTCGCTGGGGCTGGACGAGGCCCGCCCGGTCCAGCGCGTGATGGACGCTGCCCGTAGAGGGGACGAGCGACTGCTCCAGCACGGCCCGGACTTCACCGCCTACCGCGTCGTCGACGTCATCGTCGACGCCTACTTCGACCTGCTCGATGGCATCGAGACGGACATCGAGGAGATAGAGGAGGAGGTCACCGTTTCGACTGACAGCGAGACTATCGAGAAAATAAACGACGTCCGGCGGGACCTGCTGTCGTTCCGCAAGCAGGCCTGGCCCGCACGCGAGGCCGTCGGCAGCCTCGCTCGCGGGGACCCCAAGCAGGTACAGCCCCAGACGGAGAAGTACTTCCGGGACGTGTATGACCACCTCGTCCAGATTGTGGACTTGACCGAGACCTACCGTGACCTGGTTTCGGGCGCGCGGGACATCTACCTGAACACGGTGTCCCAGTCGACAAACGAGGTGATGAAAGTGCTGACCGTCGTCGCAACGATTTTCATCCCGCTAACATTCGTCGTCGGCGTCTACGGCATGAACTTCGCTGACAGCCCGTACAACATGCCGGAACTGGGCTGGACGTTCGGCTATCCCGCGGTGATGATCGGCATGGGGCTTATCGTTGCAATACTGCTCGCACATTTCCGCCAGCGGGGCTACCTATAA
- a CDS encoding molybdopterin molybdotransferase MoeA, translating into MSNESRKSAGFKDRTPVTTARETLLDAVSPHDRTERVPLRDADERVVAGDITAERAVPHYRRAAMDGFAVRAEDTFGASQRSPASLRVDETVTTGTAARVHTGSELPAGADAVVMVEETEVAGDSVTVFDAVAGGENVAPIGEDVAEGQTLYEDGHRLRPSDLGLLKSVGNDTVEVYERPTVSVIPTGEELVQDDPDPGEVIETNGQTVTQYVERWGGDATYRDIVTDDVDALRAAISDDVDHDIVVTTGGSSVGERDLLPEVVDDLGEVLVHGVALKPGHPVALGVVEETPILMLPGYPVACIVNAVQFLRPALRRAGHLPATEPPTTEAELTRKIASEPGTRTYARVELHDEDGDGKTATPTRASGSGVLSSVALADGWVVVPESVEGYDAGDTVTVEDWEWSQ; encoded by the coding sequence ATGAGCAACGAGTCCCGAAAGTCGGCCGGGTTCAAGGACCGAACGCCGGTGACGACAGCCAGGGAGACGCTACTCGACGCAGTGTCCCCACACGACCGGACCGAGCGCGTTCCGCTCCGCGACGCCGACGAGCGCGTCGTCGCGGGGGACATCACCGCCGAACGAGCGGTGCCCCACTACCGGCGCGCGGCGATGGACGGCTTCGCCGTCAGGGCCGAGGACACGTTCGGCGCGAGCCAGCGGTCACCGGCGTCGCTCCGCGTCGACGAGACGGTGACCACGGGCACAGCGGCCCGCGTCCACACGGGCAGTGAACTCCCGGCCGGGGCCGACGCTGTCGTGATGGTCGAGGAGACCGAGGTGGCCGGCGACAGCGTCACGGTGTTCGACGCGGTCGCTGGCGGGGAGAACGTCGCCCCAATCGGCGAGGACGTGGCGGAAGGGCAGACCCTCTACGAGGACGGCCACAGGCTCCGCCCGTCAGACCTCGGGCTGTTGAAGTCGGTCGGCAACGACACTGTCGAGGTGTACGAGCGGCCAACTGTCAGCGTGATACCGACCGGTGAGGAGTTAGTCCAAGATGACCCCGATCCGGGGGAGGTCATCGAGACGAACGGCCAGACCGTCACGCAGTACGTCGAGCGCTGGGGGGGTGACGCGACCTACCGCGACATCGTTACCGACGACGTGGACGCGCTCCGTGCGGCCATCAGCGACGACGTAGACCACGATATCGTGGTGACGACCGGCGGTTCCTCCGTCGGCGAGCGGGACCTGCTCCCGGAGGTCGTCGACGACCTCGGCGAGGTGCTGGTCCACGGCGTCGCGCTGAAGCCGGGCCATCCGGTCGCGCTCGGTGTGGTCGAGGAGACGCCGATTCTCATGCTACCGGGGTATCCGGTCGCCTGCATCGTCAACGCCGTCCAGTTCCTCCGGCCGGCGCTCCGGCGGGCCGGCCACCTCCCGGCGACAGAACCGCCGACCACCGAGGCCGAACTCACGCGGAAGATAGCCAGCGAACCGGGGACCAGGACCTACGCCCGGGTGGAACTGCACGACGAGGACGGCGACGGCAAGACCGCGACGCCGACGCGGGCCAGCGGTTCGGGTGTCCTCTCCAGCGTCGCGCTCGCCGACGGCTGGGTCGTCGTGCCGGAGTCGGTCGAGGGGTACGACGCCGGCGACACCGTGACCGTCGAGGACTGGGAGTGGTCACAGTGA
- a CDS encoding DUF7524 family protein: MPDSLPVHLNRTDIHSLEVPNEFDATGSFDVRLVNHGEALHVHLHLDDSLSSVASLDATNHHVRTETDRLVRVTVDGDGPVRGKLKVVTGYGAETRYIDIYIPEGGTENEPVIVDDELSKPQPKPAAESESSLEDLSAGPILAAGGFTVLVAGLITLVLTESVLLTVVAVLAVAIVIGLLSIAVRSS; the protein is encoded by the coding sequence GTGCCTGACTCCCTGCCCGTGCACCTCAACCGGACGGACATCCACAGTCTGGAAGTTCCAAACGAGTTCGACGCGACAGGGAGTTTCGACGTTCGATTAGTCAACCACGGCGAGGCCCTGCACGTCCATCTTCATCTCGACGACTCGCTCTCTTCTGTCGCGTCGCTCGACGCCACAAACCACCACGTACGGACCGAAACCGATCGATTAGTCAGAGTGACTGTCGACGGTGACGGGCCAGTCCGTGGCAAGCTAAAGGTCGTGACCGGATACGGCGCCGAGACCCGATACATCGACATCTATATTCCGGAAGGTGGGACCGAGAACGAGCCAGTCATCGTCGACGACGAGCTGTCGAAACCACAGCCGAAACCGGCGGCAGAATCAGAATCCAGCCTCGAAGACCTGTCTGCGGGACCGATACTGGCGGCTGGCGGTTTCACGGTCCTGGTTGCGGGACTCATCACGCTGGTGCTCACCGAGAGCGTGCTGTTGACCGTCGTCGCCGTACTCGCGGTCGCAATCGTCATAGGGCTCCTGTCCATCGCCGTTCGCTCCTCCTGA
- a CDS encoding CbiX/SirB N-terminal domain-containing protein, with translation MDEALVIAAHGSHLNAESSTPTYDHADTIRATGAFGEVRESFWKEEPSFREALRTVDAEEVYLVPLFISEGYFTEQVIPREFRLEDWDPELWDSDGTSATNATLAAEDTGQTVHYCGPVGTHDSMSDVIVQRAESVTGDPDVGEGFGLAVVGHGTERNENSAKAIQYHADRIRERDRFDEVQSLFMDEDPEVDDVADYFESDDIVVVPLFIADGFHTQEDIPEDMGLTDDYRTGYDVPTTVEGHDIWYAGAVGTEPLMADVVLERAADAGADVRSAIEQVREETGGAKPATGD, from the coding sequence ATGGACGAAGCACTCGTTATCGCGGCCCACGGCTCCCATCTAAACGCCGAGTCGAGTACGCCCACGTACGACCACGCGGACACCATCAGGGCGACCGGCGCGTTCGGCGAAGTCCGTGAGTCCTTCTGGAAGGAGGAACCGTCGTTCCGAGAGGCGTTGCGGACCGTTGACGCCGAGGAGGTGTATCTGGTCCCGCTGTTCATCTCGGAGGGGTACTTCACCGAACAGGTCATTCCCCGGGAGTTCCGGCTGGAGGACTGGGACCCCGAGCTGTGGGACTCCGACGGGACAAGCGCGACCAACGCGACGCTTGCCGCCGAGGACACGGGCCAAACGGTCCACTACTGTGGCCCGGTCGGAACGCACGATTCGATGAGCGATGTCATCGTCCAGCGAGCCGAGTCTGTCACCGGCGATCCCGATGTTGGCGAAGGGTTCGGCCTCGCCGTCGTCGGCCACGGGACGGAGCGCAACGAAAACTCTGCGAAGGCCATCCAGTACCACGCCGACCGCATCCGCGAGCGGGACCGCTTCGACGAGGTGCAGTCGCTGTTCATGGACGAGGACCCCGAGGTCGACGATGTCGCGGACTACTTCGAGAGCGACGACATCGTCGTCGTGCCGCTGTTTATCGCCGACGGCTTCCACACGCAGGAGGACATCCCCGAGGACATGGGCCTGACCGACGACTACCGGACGGGCTACGACGTGCCGACCACTGTCGAGGGCCACGATATCTGGTACGCCGGCGCGGTCGGAACGGAGCCACTGATGGCTGACGTGGTACTCGAACGGGCCGCTGACGCGGGGGCAGACGTGCGCAGCGCCATCGAGCAGGTGCGCGAGGAGACCGGCGGCGCAAAGCCCGCGACTGGCGACTGA
- a CDS encoding DUF6517 family protein has translation MVRRLLPIAVALLLVTSGCVGLITGETVTFEASPATVSDSTLDSTGYELQNATQTNVTRDVTVAGQDRTVRLVTERRQYTRSGTILGVEVVELSRFIVVSIPSANVAGQTLNPAADWANRRVLEAVQGQTGGVDDVEPAGNRTVQALGADRRVSEYTGTTEVAGQSVDVRLHLVSFQHEGDIVIGVAVHPENVDETDAVDDLLSGLQHSGD, from the coding sequence ATGGTACGCCGCTTGCTCCCTATCGCCGTGGCACTCCTTCTCGTGACCTCCGGCTGTGTCGGACTCATAACCGGCGAGACGGTCACGTTCGAGGCCTCGCCTGCGACTGTCTCGGACAGCACGCTGGACTCGACCGGATACGAACTCCAGAACGCGACGCAGACGAACGTCACCCGCGACGTGACCGTCGCCGGGCAAGACCGGACGGTGCGGCTCGTGACCGAGCGCAGACAGTACACCCGGAGCGGCACTATACTCGGCGTCGAGGTGGTGGAACTGTCTCGGTTCATCGTGGTCTCGATTCCGAGCGCGAACGTCGCCGGGCAGACGCTCAACCCCGCCGCCGACTGGGCGAACCGGCGGGTCCTCGAAGCGGTCCAGGGACAGACCGGGGGCGTCGACGATGTCGAACCGGCCGGGAACCGGACAGTCCAAGCACTTGGCGCGGACCGCCGGGTCAGCGAGTACACCGGCACGACCGAGGTGGCGGGCCAGTCAGTCGATGTCCGGCTTCACCTCGTTAGCTTCCAGCACGAAGGCGACATCGTCATCGGCGTCGCCGTCCACCCCGAGAACGTCGACGAGACCGACGCCGTCGACGACCTGCTATCCGGCCTCCAGCACAGCGGCGACTGA
- a CDS encoding adenylosuccinate synthase: MTVTIVGSQLGDEGKGGIVDLYGDDVDVVARYQGGDNAGHTVVHEGEEYKLSLVPSGAIRGKVGVLGNGCVVNPRTLFDEIDTLQERGLDPDVRIAERAHVILPFHRVLDGIEEEVKSETDQEVGTTGRGIGPTYEDKAGRRGVRVGDLLDPDVLRERLEYVVPQKRAVVEDVYDLDIDELDDPDAFDVDAIFEEFREFGRRFEAEDMTVNAGAFLSATIDEGQNVMLEGAQGTIIDIDHGNYPYVTSSNPTAGGAATGTGLSPGVVGDGEVIGIVKAYLTRVGSGPLPTELGGVVGDTPGYDEQGEGENEELANYIREEGGEYGTVTGRPRRVGWLDLPMLRHSTRVSGFTGLAINHLDVLAGLDEVKVGHTYTLDGEELASMPATTEQWKRCEANFKSFDGWPEVDWADAADEGYEALPENAKTYVEYIESELDTPAYAIGVGPGRGETIVREQPF; the protein is encoded by the coding sequence ATGACCGTAACCATCGTCGGCTCACAGCTCGGCGACGAAGGGAAGGGCGGCATCGTCGACCTGTACGGTGACGACGTAGATGTCGTCGCGCGCTATCAGGGCGGCGACAACGCCGGCCACACCGTCGTCCACGAGGGCGAGGAGTACAAGCTCTCGCTGGTTCCGAGCGGAGCCATCCGCGGCAAGGTCGGCGTACTCGGCAACGGGTGTGTCGTCAATCCGCGAACGCTGTTCGACGAGATAGACACGCTTCAGGAACGCGGCCTCGACCCGGACGTTCGCATCGCCGAACGAGCACACGTCATTCTCCCGTTCCACCGCGTGCTCGACGGTATCGAGGAGGAAGTAAAGAGCGAAACCGATCAGGAAGTCGGGACGACGGGCCGCGGTATCGGCCCGACCTACGAGGACAAAGCCGGTCGGCGCGGCGTCCGCGTCGGCGACCTGCTCGACCCGGACGTACTCCGGGAACGCCTCGAATACGTCGTCCCGCAAAAGCGGGCTGTCGTCGAGGACGTGTACGACCTCGACATCGACGAGCTTGACGACCCGGACGCCTTCGACGTGGACGCCATCTTCGAGGAGTTCCGCGAGTTCGGCCGCCGCTTCGAGGCCGAAGATATGACCGTCAACGCCGGAGCGTTCCTCAGCGCGACCATCGACGAGGGGCAGAACGTCATGCTCGAGGGCGCACAGGGGACCATCATCGACATCGACCACGGGAACTATCCCTACGTCACCTCTTCGAACCCGACGGCCGGTGGCGCGGCGACCGGGACCGGACTCAGCCCCGGCGTCGTCGGTGACGGCGAGGTTATCGGTATCGTGAAGGCATACCTCACCCGAGTCGGCAGCGGCCCGCTCCCGACCGAACTCGGCGGCGTCGTCGGCGATACGCCCGGCTACGACGAACAGGGCGAAGGCGAAAACGAGGAACTGGCGAACTACATCCGTGAGGAGGGGGGCGAGTACGGCACTGTTACCGGTCGTCCGCGGCGAGTCGGCTGGCTCGACCTGCCGATGCTCCGCCACTCCACGCGGGTTTCCGGTTTTACCGGCCTCGCCATCAACCACCTCGATGTCCTCGCCGGCCTCGACGAAGTGAAGGTCGGCCACACCTACACGCTCGACGGCGAGGAGTTGGCGTCGATGCCCGCGACCACCGAGCAGTGGAAGCGCTGTGAAGCCAATTTCAAGTCCTTCGACGGGTGGCCCGAGGTCGACTGGGCGGACGCCGCCGACGAGGGGTACGAGGCGCTGCCGGAGAACGCGAAAACCTACGTCGAATACATCGAGTCCGAACTCGACACCCCGGCCTACGCCATCGGCGTCGGCCCCGGCCGCGGCGAAACTATCGTCCGCGAGCAGCCGTTCTAG
- a CDS encoding DUF7523 family protein has protein sequence MSLAAATRDAVRERPFLYDALRAGVVNYTAAARSLDVDGEEEAIATALRRFAEELDDDPAHESDARVSMKSGLGRVESLDAESAIALQVGDAAYAEDAGSLTGIVATGDLSPPALAEVLGRLRAADISVDAAGVTEDALVVVVSRRSGPDALRVVEAVVQG, from the coding sequence ATGTCACTCGCCGCCGCGACCAGGGACGCCGTCCGCGAGCGCCCGTTTCTCTACGACGCACTTCGAGCGGGCGTCGTCAACTACACAGCTGCTGCACGGTCGCTCGACGTCGATGGCGAGGAGGAGGCGATTGCCACTGCGCTCCGTCGGTTCGCCGAGGAACTGGACGACGACCCGGCCCACGAGAGCGACGCCCGCGTGTCGATGAAGAGTGGGCTTGGGCGGGTCGAATCGCTCGACGCTGAGTCGGCTATCGCCCTCCAGGTTGGAGACGCTGCCTACGCCGAGGACGCCGGCTCACTGACGGGTATCGTCGCCACCGGCGACCTCTCGCCCCCGGCGCTGGCCGAGGTGCTGGGCCGCCTGCGGGCGGCGGACATTTCGGTCGACGCCGCCGGCGTCACCGAGGACGCGCTCGTCGTGGTCGTGAGTCGCCGCTCGGGGCCGGACGCGCTCCGTGTCGTCGAGGCGGTGGTGCAGGGATGA
- a CDS encoding DR2241 family protein gives MDGEYVDALVATAPDGITFDDLHVTHESDGYTFRTPDVNHSGIDEETLRTVAAESPHVRNWYFWHATAPQKADRWAFLRWLEGAEQRDVAERYDALADGVAANWGELHLTVSLSNGERTYGVRHRADADVGTSALDEYDDPLNAREIAKHDDDDGYRPLKTAPSLQTGWTFHELSAGEFVTTVDAFYPATISNWHREREGKLDVTHWRDTVDRQTGIYGVVKTWDRGDGYEHVNWVAEACCDDSQCLKRREWQYDEETELDVDGGSGAFPCREPCSLVIAGARKWTKLEGEQAQTYEFELTPSEKEQIEEIIDAVADGEADDIREADIYEGANRYRTRFLRAKLFDDEGNLGGVETEQ, from the coding sequence ATGGACGGCGAGTACGTGGACGCGCTGGTGGCAACTGCCCCCGATGGCATCACCTTCGATGACCTCCACGTGACCCACGAGAGTGACGGGTACACGTTCCGCACACCGGATGTGAACCACAGCGGCATCGACGAGGAAACGCTTCGGACGGTGGCAGCGGAGTCACCGCACGTCCGAAACTGGTATTTCTGGCACGCCACAGCGCCCCAGAAGGCGGACCGCTGGGCGTTCCTCCGCTGGCTCGAAGGTGCTGAGCAGCGGGACGTGGCCGAGCGCTACGATGCCCTCGCCGATGGGGTTGCCGCGAACTGGGGCGAACTTCACCTCACCGTCTCCCTCTCCAACGGGGAGCGAACCTACGGCGTCCGGCACCGCGCCGACGCGGATGTCGGCACCAGCGCGCTTGACGAGTACGACGACCCGCTCAACGCGCGCGAAATCGCGAAACACGACGACGACGACGGCTACCGACCGCTCAAGACAGCGCCGTCGCTCCAGACCGGCTGGACATTCCACGAGCTATCGGCGGGTGAGTTCGTCACGACGGTCGATGCGTTCTATCCGGCCACGATTTCGAACTGGCACCGCGAACGGGAGGGCAAACTTGACGTGACTCACTGGCGGGACACCGTCGACCGACAGACCGGGATTTACGGCGTCGTCAAGACCTGGGACCGCGGTGACGGCTACGAACACGTCAACTGGGTCGCCGAGGCCTGCTGTGACGACTCGCAGTGTCTCAAACGCCGGGAGTGGCAGTACGACGAGGAAACGGAGCTTGATGTCGACGGCGGGTCTGGAGCGTTCCCCTGCCGCGAACCCTGCTCGCTTGTCATCGCTGGCGCGCGCAAGTGGACGAAGCTCGAAGGCGAGCAGGCCCAGACCTACGAGTTCGAACTCACGCCCAGCGAGAAAGAACAGATCGAGGAGATCATCGACGCCGTCGCAGACGGCGAGGCAGACGACATCCGTGAAGCCGATATCTACGAGGGAGCTAATCGGTACCGGACACGGTTTCTGCGAGCAAAGCTGTTTGACGACGAGGGGAACCTCGGCGGTGTCGAGACGGAACAGTAG
- a CDS encoding methytransferase partner Trm112 yields MKEDLMEIICCPLDKHDLDLEVTERDDGEILSGELVCTECGETFPIEDGIPNLLPPDMRDEAPA; encoded by the coding sequence ATGAAAGAGGACCTGATGGAAATTATCTGCTGCCCTCTGGACAAGCACGACCTCGACCTCGAAGTGACGGAGCGCGACGACGGCGAGATTCTGTCGGGCGAACTCGTCTGCACCGAGTGCGGTGAGACGTTCCCCATCGAGGACGGCATCCCGAACCTGCTCCCGCCGGACATGCGCGACGAGGCACCGGCCTGA
- a CDS encoding tripartite tricarboxylate transporter permease: MVPGTPAVDPTATLALLVAVGAGVGLGTLSGLVPGLHANTFALLLAAAASSLPGPRLYVGVAMLAAGVTHTFLDVVPALALGVPDPAMAASALPSHQLVIEGRGREALRLSALGSGLAVVFAVPLAVPLTLVMERAYPLLQPWLSVLLAGVAVLLVGTEHGRRQRVGAACSLAGSGLLGIALLDAPVTGALPVSDVLVPLFSGLFGAPVLLAAIDGEGVPPQADATVTTPRRTVGVLAGVGTLCGGAVGYIPGVSSAIAATLALGLVAERGPRAFIVTTSGVNTATAVFALFALISLGTPRTGVLVALNRAAVPLVLPALLAAVAIAAVAGAILVPTLGDRYLRTIGQLDPTHLSLTVILVLVCLSALFAGLVGVGAFGAATLVGHLPPRFGSRRATLMGVLLVPLAL; this comes from the coding sequence ATGGTACCGGGGACGCCCGCCGTCGATCCGACAGCGACGCTCGCGCTCCTCGTTGCGGTCGGGGCTGGAGTTGGGCTGGGCACGCTCAGCGGGCTCGTTCCGGGGCTCCACGCCAACACGTTCGCACTTTTGCTCGCCGCGGCGGCGAGCAGTCTGCCCGGGCCACGACTCTACGTCGGCGTGGCGATGCTGGCGGCCGGGGTGACACACACCTTTCTCGACGTGGTCCCGGCGCTGGCGCTGGGCGTGCCCGACCCCGCGATGGCGGCTAGCGCCTTGCCGAGTCACCAGCTGGTCATCGAGGGTCGCGGCCGGGAGGCGCTTCGCCTATCAGCGCTGGGAAGCGGGCTGGCCGTGGTGTTCGCCGTCCCTCTCGCGGTTCCGCTCACGCTGGTGATGGAGCGGGCGTACCCCCTGCTCCAGCCGTGGCTGTCGGTGCTTCTCGCAGGAGTCGCTGTCCTGCTCGTGGGGACGGAACACGGCCGCCGACAGCGAGTCGGCGCGGCGTGTTCTCTCGCCGGGAGCGGGCTGCTCGGCATCGCCCTCCTCGACGCGCCGGTGACCGGCGCGCTGCCTGTCTCGGACGTGCTGGTCCCGCTGTTTTCGGGGCTGTTCGGCGCGCCGGTGCTTCTTGCCGCCATCGACGGAGAAGGCGTCCCGCCACAGGCCGACGCGACGGTGACGACGCCGCGGCGAACGGTCGGCGTTCTCGCAGGCGTCGGGACGCTCTGTGGTGGCGCTGTCGGCTACATTCCGGGCGTCTCCAGCGCTATCGCGGCCACGCTGGCACTGGGGCTGGTCGCCGAGCGTGGGCCGCGTGCGTTCATTGTGACGACGAGTGGCGTCAACACGGCGACAGCTGTGTTTGCGCTGTTCGCGCTCATCTCGCTCGGGACGCCCCGAACCGGTGTGCTCGTCGCGCTCAACCGGGCCGCGGTCCCGCTCGTTCTCCCGGCGCTGCTCGCTGCGGTCGCCATCGCGGCTGTCGCCGGCGCGATACTCGTCCCGACACTGGGTGACCGCTACCTCCGAACTATCGGTCAACTGGACCCGACACATCTCTCGCTGACGGTGATTCTGGTACTGGTCTGTCTCTCCGCACTTTTTGCCGGCCTCGTCGGCGTGGGCGCGTTCGGGGCCGCCACGCTGGTCGGCCATCTCCCGCCGCGGTTCGGGTCTCGCCGGGCGACCCTGATGGGGGTGTTGCTCGTTCCGCTGGCGTTATAG